In Acidobacteriota bacterium, a single genomic region encodes these proteins:
- a CDS encoding exodeoxyribonuclease VII large subunit: MPPPLPLLDDVEGVLSVSELTGRIRAVLEDGFHRVRIRGEISNFTAPSSGHFYFTLKDARSQVRAVCFRGSQRNLPMRPRDGMEVVAGGRVSVYEPRGEYQLIVEEMVESGLGRLMAAFERLKEKLQREGLFDPARKKPLPLLPARVGVVTSPTGAAVRDILQILHRRNSTVDVVVWPAKVQGEGAAGDIAEGIAHFNRAGGVDVLIVGRGGGSLEDLWPFNEETVARAVFASAIPVISAVGHEIDFTICDFVADLRAPTPSAAAEMVAGAAEELRHRVEGFRQALAAALRQGLARQRHGFEMLARSPGFVGFPHRLQALSQWVDDLAGRLPLHVRRRVDAHGRRVLEAAHRLGALNPVRRLEADRLRLENLRERLGSAVRRRLDERAAALGAAVARSAAMDPRAVLGRGYAICLDAEGKSVRSWRQAPAGARVGVLLGEGRLGCVVNESTPSEGF; this comes from the coding sequence GTGCCGCCCCCCCTTCCCCTCCTCGATGACGTCGAAGGCGTCCTGTCGGTCTCGGAACTGACCGGGCGGATCCGCGCCGTCCTGGAGGACGGCTTCCACCGGGTCCGCATCCGGGGGGAGATCTCCAATTTCACGGCGCCGTCGTCCGGGCACTTCTACTTCACCCTCAAGGACGCCCGCTCGCAGGTCCGAGCCGTCTGCTTCCGGGGCAGCCAGCGGAACCTCCCCATGCGCCCCCGCGACGGGATGGAGGTGGTGGCCGGCGGCCGGGTCTCCGTCTACGAACCCCGGGGCGAGTACCAGCTCATCGTGGAGGAGATGGTCGAGTCGGGCCTTGGCCGGCTGATGGCGGCCTTCGAACGACTGAAGGAGAAACTCCAGCGTGAGGGCCTTTTCGATCCGGCCCGCAAGAAGCCCCTCCCCCTGCTCCCCGCCCGCGTGGGGGTGGTGACCTCCCCCACCGGCGCGGCCGTCCGGGACATCCTCCAGATCCTCCATCGGCGCAACAGCACCGTCGACGTGGTCGTCTGGCCCGCCAAGGTCCAGGGGGAGGGCGCCGCCGGGGACATCGCCGAGGGGATCGCCCACTTCAACCGCGCCGGCGGCGTGGACGTGCTCATCGTCGGGCGCGGCGGGGGCAGCCTGGAGGACCTCTGGCCCTTCAACGAGGAGACCGTGGCCCGGGCCGTCTTCGCCAGCGCCATCCCGGTCATCTCCGCGGTGGGGCACGAGATCGACTTCACCATCTGCGATTTCGTGGCGGACCTTCGCGCGCCCACCCCGTCCGCCGCCGCGGAGATGGTGGCCGGCGCCGCGGAGGAGCTGCGCCACCGGGTGGAGGGCTTCCGCCAGGCCCTGGCCGCCGCGCTTCGGCAAGGCCTGGCCCGGCAGCGGCACGGCTTCGAGATGCTCGCCCGCAGCCCCGGCTTCGTCGGGTTCCCCCACCGGCTGCAGGCCCTTTCCCAGTGGGTGGACGACCTGGCGGGCCGGCTTCCCCTGCACGTCCGTCGCCGGGTTGACGCCCACGGGCGGCGGGTCCTGGAAGCCGCCCACCGTCTGGGCGCCCTCAACCCCGTCCGTCGCCTGGAAGCGGACCGCCTCCGGCTGGAAAACCTCCGCGAACGCCTGGGGAGCGCCGTCCGCCGCCGCCTGGACGAGCGCGCCGCCGCCCTGGGCGCGGCCGTGGCGAGAAGCGCGGCGATGGACCCCCGCGCCGTCCTGGGCCGGGGCTACGCCATCTGCCTCGACGCGGAGGGGAAATCGGTGCGGTCGTGGCGGCAGGCGCCCGCCGGCGCCCGGGTCGGCGTCCTCCTGGGGGAAGGCCGTCTCGGCTGCGTTGTGAATGAATCAACCCCCTCGGAGGGCTTTTGA
- the xseB gene encoding exodeoxyribonuclease VII small subunit, producing MKKEKEQPKDFESALASLETRVRQLEAGDLPLEESLKVFEEGMAEAAFCRKKLEEAEQKVEILLKGKDGTVRREPFPASGVPPVITPSPDLLVADDDVPF from the coding sequence ATGAAAAAAGAAAAAGAACAGCCCAAGGACTTCGAGAGCGCCCTGGCGAGCCTGGAAACCCGGGTCAGGCAGCTCGAGGCGGGGGACCTGCCGCTGGAGGAATCCCTGAAGGTCTTCGAGGAGGGGATGGCCGAGGCCGCCTTCTGCCGGAAAAAACTCGAAGAGGCGGAGCAGAAGGTGGAGATCCTGCTCAAAGGCAAGGACGGCACGGTCCGCCGGGAGCCTTTCCCGGCAAGCGGCGTCCCCCCCGTGATCACCCCCTCCCCCGACCTGCTGGTGGCCGACGACGACGTCCCGTTCTAG
- a CDS encoding VWA domain-containing protein: MRSRIGALALALAALCSFAPPQKPAKGETPRAAPGTTVTVEIPAVSVNVVVTDPKGNLITGLSREHFKLFDEGVEQEITNFFPDKSAVSVVLLMESSRIITSLETDFWDAVDDFARFLRPDDFCALVTFDNRPRIAVDFTQDKNEVVKEARSRIFFKGFRDSCLSDAVIFVLDRMKEVQGKKAVVLLSTGLDTFSRATYNQALERAAAADTVIYALSMGQLTRAVNDMRYSDEFRAELNMADLRLKSFARKTGGEAFMPKFVTEYPSIFRIINLLIRHQYTLAFQPTGVKADGKFHKIRVEVAADIDNDGKPDKLKAVCREGYRAPK, translated from the coding sequence ATGCGCAGTAGGATCGGGGCCCTGGCGCTTGCCCTCGCTGCCCTGTGCAGCTTCGCCCCCCCGCAGAAGCCGGCCAAGGGGGAGACCCCCAGGGCGGCCCCCGGCACCACGGTCACGGTGGAGATCCCCGCGGTGTCGGTGAACGTGGTGGTCACCGACCCGAAGGGGAACCTCATCACCGGGCTTTCCCGGGAGCATTTCAAGCTCTTCGACGAGGGGGTCGAGCAGGAGATCACCAACTTCTTCCCGGACAAGTCGGCGGTGAGCGTGGTCCTCCTGATGGAATCCAGCCGCATCATCACCAGCCTGGAAACCGATTTCTGGGACGCGGTGGACGATTTCGCGCGCTTCCTCCGCCCCGACGACTTCTGCGCCCTCGTCACCTTCGACAACCGGCCCCGCATCGCCGTCGACTTCACCCAGGACAAGAACGAGGTGGTCAAGGAAGCCCGAAGCCGCATTTTCTTCAAGGGGTTTCGCGACAGCTGCCTCTCCGACGCCGTGATCTTCGTCCTGGACCGCATGAAGGAGGTCCAGGGGAAGAAGGCCGTGGTCCTCCTCTCCACCGGTCTCGACACCTTCAGCCGCGCCACCTACAACCAGGCGCTCGAGCGGGCCGCCGCCGCCGACACCGTGATCTACGCCCTCTCCATGGGCCAGCTGACCCGGGCGGTCAACGACATGCGCTACTCCGACGAGTTCCGGGCGGAACTGAACATGGCGGACCTCCGGCTGAAGTCCTTCGCCCGGAAGACCGGCGGGGAGGCCTTCATGCCCAAGTTCGTCACGGAGTACCCCTCCATCTTCCGGATCATCAACCTGCTGATCCGCCACCAGTACACCCTCGCCTTCCAGCCGACCGGGGTGAAGGCCGACGGGAAATTTCACAAGATCCGGGTGGAGGTGGCGGCCGACATCGACAACGACGGGAAGCCCGACAAGCTCAAGGCGGTCTGCCGCGAGGGCTACCGGGCGCCCAAGTGA